The Lycium ferocissimum isolate CSIRO_LF1 chromosome 1, AGI_CSIRO_Lferr_CH_V1, whole genome shotgun sequence genome includes a region encoding these proteins:
- the LOC132058892 gene encoding protein NRT1/ PTR FAMILY 7.3-like isoform X1: MSMSCFQLSKEMKLKGEEMEFTKDGSIDLDGKPAIRETSGKWVAGTVILLNQALATLAFFGVGVNLVLFLTRVLQENNADAANSVSKWTGTVYICSLVGAFLSDSYWGRFKTCAIFQVIYVTGLALLALASQLYLLKPKGCGNRTTLCGEHSTMEIGLFYVSVYMIALGYGGYQPNIATFGADQFDEQHPQESASKVAFFSYFYLFMNLGSLFSNTILDYFEDEGMWALGFWASAASAFAALMLFLGGTARYRHFKSSGNPLARFGQVFVAATKKGKVETPENEDDFYQGEDDDDTTGGRKMLHTHGFKFLDRAAVVTSRELVDNEKQSNHNPWRLCPISQVEEVKCILRLLPIWLCTIIYSVVFTQMASLFVEQGDAMKTTIANFRIPAASMSTFDILSVAGVIFLNRRVLNPLVSRFKKCKGDQAGLTELQRMGVGLVIAVMAMLSAGIVECYRLKYASNDCKHCEGSSSLNIFWQVPQYAFIGASEVFMYVAQLEFFNAQAPDGLKSFGSALCMTSISLGNYVSSFLVSIVMKVSATDNMPGWIPGNLNKGHLDRFYFLLAGLTLIDLVAYIACAKWYKNIKHSEKIQENEEEDNCEV; this comes from the exons ATGTCAATGTCTTGCTTTCAACTCTCCAAAGAG ATGAAGCTAAAAGGGGAAGAAATGGAGTTTACCAAGGATGGAAGTATTGATTTGGATGGAAAGCCAGCAATCAGAGAAACAAGTGGAAAATGGGTGGCTGGAACTGTGATACTTT TGAATCAAGCTTTAGCAACTCTGGCATTTTTTGGAGTTGGAGTGAATTTGGTGTTGTTCCTCACGAGGGTGCTGCAAGAAAATAATGCTGATGCTGCTAATAGTGTGAGCAAATGGACTGGCACAGTCTATATTTGCTCCCTTGTTGGTGCTTTTCTTAGCGACTCTTATTGGGGAAGATTCAAAACTTGTGCCATTTTCCAAGTCATCTATGTAACT GGATTGGCATTACTAGCACTAGCATCACAACTTTACTTGCTCAAACCTAAAGGTTGTGGGAATCGGACGACTCTATGTGGAGAGCATTCAACGATGGAGATTGGTCTATTCTACGTCTCAGTGTATATGATTGCTCTAGGATATGGAGGTTATCAGCCAAATATTGCTACTTTTGGGGCTGATCAATTCGACGAGCAGCATCCACAGGAGTCTGCATCTAAAGTTGCTTTCTTCAGCTACTTTTATCTGTTCATGAACCTTGGATCACTTTTCTCGAACACTATTTTAGACTACTTTGAGGATGAAGGAATGTGGGCTCTTGGTTTTTGGGCGTCTGCAGCATCTGCCTTTGCAGCATTAATGCTTTTTCTTGGAGGCACTGCTAGGTACAGACACTTCAAGTCTAGTGGCAACCCTCTTGCCAGGTTTGGTCAAGTTTTTGTTGCAGCAACAAAGAAAGGTAAAGTGGAGACACCGGAAAATGAAGACGACTTCTACCAAGGGGAAGACGACGATGACACAACCGGTGGTAGAAAAATGTTACACACCCATGGTTTCAA ATTCTTGGACAGAGCAGCTGTGGTGACATCAAGGGAACTAGTTGACAACGAGAAGCAGAGCAATCACAACCCTTGGCGTCTATGCCCTATTTCACAAGTTGAGGAGGTTAAATGCATTTTAAGACTGCTGCCAATTTGGTTATGTACCATTATTTACTCTGTAGTTTTCACGCAAATGGCCTCACTCTTTGTCGAGCAAGGTGATGCCATGAAAACTACAATAGCAAACTTCAGGATTCCAGCAGCAAGCATGTCTACCTTTGACATCCTTAGTGTAGCAGGTGTCATATTTCTCAACCGCAGAGTTCTTAATCCACTAGTCAGTAGGTTTAAGAAGTGCAAGGGTGACCAAGCCGGGCTAACTGAACTTCAAAGGATGGGTGTTGGACTAGTCATAGCAGTAATGGCTATGCTTTCAGCAGGAATTGTGGAGTGCTACAGGCTAAAGTATGCTAGTAATGACTGTAAACACTGTGAAGGCTCAAGCTCTCTTAACATCTTCTGGCAAGTCCCTCAATATGCTTTTATAGGAGCTTCGGAAGTATTCATGTATGTAGCCCAGCTAGAGTTCTTCAATGCACAAGCACCTGATGGACTAAAAAGCTTTGGAAGTGCACTATGCATGACATCGATATCATTGGGGAACTACGTGAGTAGCTTTCTAGTGAGCATAGTGATGAAAGTATCAGCAACTGACAACATGCCTGGATGGATACCAGGAAACCTTAACAAAGGTCATTTAGACAGATTCTATTTTCTATTAGCTGGTTTGACATTAATAGATTTGGTTGCATACATTGCATGTGCTAAGTGGTACAAGAATATTAAGCATAGTGAGAAGATTCAGGAAAACGAGGAAGAGGACAATTGTGAAGTCTAA
- the LOC132058892 gene encoding protein NRT1/ PTR FAMILY 7.3-like isoform X2 produces the protein MSMSCFQLSKELKGEEMEFTKDGSIDLDGKPAIRETSGKWVAGTVILLNQALATLAFFGVGVNLVLFLTRVLQENNADAANSVSKWTGTVYICSLVGAFLSDSYWGRFKTCAIFQVIYVTGLALLALASQLYLLKPKGCGNRTTLCGEHSTMEIGLFYVSVYMIALGYGGYQPNIATFGADQFDEQHPQESASKVAFFSYFYLFMNLGSLFSNTILDYFEDEGMWALGFWASAASAFAALMLFLGGTARYRHFKSSGNPLARFGQVFVAATKKGKVETPENEDDFYQGEDDDDTTGGRKMLHTHGFKFLDRAAVVTSRELVDNEKQSNHNPWRLCPISQVEEVKCILRLLPIWLCTIIYSVVFTQMASLFVEQGDAMKTTIANFRIPAASMSTFDILSVAGVIFLNRRVLNPLVSRFKKCKGDQAGLTELQRMGVGLVIAVMAMLSAGIVECYRLKYASNDCKHCEGSSSLNIFWQVPQYAFIGASEVFMYVAQLEFFNAQAPDGLKSFGSALCMTSISLGNYVSSFLVSIVMKVSATDNMPGWIPGNLNKGHLDRFYFLLAGLTLIDLVAYIACAKWYKNIKHSEKIQENEEEDNCEV, from the exons ATGTCAATGTCTTGCTTTCAACTCTCCAAAGAG CTAAAAGGGGAAGAAATGGAGTTTACCAAGGATGGAAGTATTGATTTGGATGGAAAGCCAGCAATCAGAGAAACAAGTGGAAAATGGGTGGCTGGAACTGTGATACTTT TGAATCAAGCTTTAGCAACTCTGGCATTTTTTGGAGTTGGAGTGAATTTGGTGTTGTTCCTCACGAGGGTGCTGCAAGAAAATAATGCTGATGCTGCTAATAGTGTGAGCAAATGGACTGGCACAGTCTATATTTGCTCCCTTGTTGGTGCTTTTCTTAGCGACTCTTATTGGGGAAGATTCAAAACTTGTGCCATTTTCCAAGTCATCTATGTAACT GGATTGGCATTACTAGCACTAGCATCACAACTTTACTTGCTCAAACCTAAAGGTTGTGGGAATCGGACGACTCTATGTGGAGAGCATTCAACGATGGAGATTGGTCTATTCTACGTCTCAGTGTATATGATTGCTCTAGGATATGGAGGTTATCAGCCAAATATTGCTACTTTTGGGGCTGATCAATTCGACGAGCAGCATCCACAGGAGTCTGCATCTAAAGTTGCTTTCTTCAGCTACTTTTATCTGTTCATGAACCTTGGATCACTTTTCTCGAACACTATTTTAGACTACTTTGAGGATGAAGGAATGTGGGCTCTTGGTTTTTGGGCGTCTGCAGCATCTGCCTTTGCAGCATTAATGCTTTTTCTTGGAGGCACTGCTAGGTACAGACACTTCAAGTCTAGTGGCAACCCTCTTGCCAGGTTTGGTCAAGTTTTTGTTGCAGCAACAAAGAAAGGTAAAGTGGAGACACCGGAAAATGAAGACGACTTCTACCAAGGGGAAGACGACGATGACACAACCGGTGGTAGAAAAATGTTACACACCCATGGTTTCAA ATTCTTGGACAGAGCAGCTGTGGTGACATCAAGGGAACTAGTTGACAACGAGAAGCAGAGCAATCACAACCCTTGGCGTCTATGCCCTATTTCACAAGTTGAGGAGGTTAAATGCATTTTAAGACTGCTGCCAATTTGGTTATGTACCATTATTTACTCTGTAGTTTTCACGCAAATGGCCTCACTCTTTGTCGAGCAAGGTGATGCCATGAAAACTACAATAGCAAACTTCAGGATTCCAGCAGCAAGCATGTCTACCTTTGACATCCTTAGTGTAGCAGGTGTCATATTTCTCAACCGCAGAGTTCTTAATCCACTAGTCAGTAGGTTTAAGAAGTGCAAGGGTGACCAAGCCGGGCTAACTGAACTTCAAAGGATGGGTGTTGGACTAGTCATAGCAGTAATGGCTATGCTTTCAGCAGGAATTGTGGAGTGCTACAGGCTAAAGTATGCTAGTAATGACTGTAAACACTGTGAAGGCTCAAGCTCTCTTAACATCTTCTGGCAAGTCCCTCAATATGCTTTTATAGGAGCTTCGGAAGTATTCATGTATGTAGCCCAGCTAGAGTTCTTCAATGCACAAGCACCTGATGGACTAAAAAGCTTTGGAAGTGCACTATGCATGACATCGATATCATTGGGGAACTACGTGAGTAGCTTTCTAGTGAGCATAGTGATGAAAGTATCAGCAACTGACAACATGCCTGGATGGATACCAGGAAACCTTAACAAAGGTCATTTAGACAGATTCTATTTTCTATTAGCTGGTTTGACATTAATAGATTTGGTTGCATACATTGCATGTGCTAAGTGGTACAAGAATATTAAGCATAGTGAGAAGATTCAGGAAAACGAGGAAGAGGACAATTGTGAAGTCTAA